TACCATGGCACATTTTTTCATCCCAGTCAGAATCTCTTGAAATAACTGGTCCACATCCCATACTTTGTGACCATTTTTTTCAATCATGCCATTTGGAAAACGATATATCTCTTCCAAAACAATTTTGCCGTTCTCCAGGTGCGAAAGCATATGCCGTCCGCTTGAAGCACCGATATCCACAGCCAGATAATATTTTGTATTCATCCCTTACTCCTTTCCTTCTCTTTTGCTGAATTTAAGATATCAAAAATAAGGACAGTTTTTTAGACTCTCATTCGACTAAAAAACTGTCCTTATTTTCTCTTCGTAATACTTTTCGTCTTTCTTTTATTTTGTCTTTAAATTTGCTGAAAACTATTCAACTCTTCCAACAGATATTTCGAAGAGTCAACATTTTTTATCACTTGCTCGTGAATATTTAAAATTGAATTTGCAAGTTTGGTCACATTTTCTGTTGCATTGCTTACTCCACGCACATTTTCCTCTACTACAGCTGATATATTTGTAATGCCATCATTCATCTCTGCCATAATATTACGAAGAGACATAATATTTTTATTGAAAAGACCTGTAATAGTATCCATATGATCTGCCTTTTCATAATACATATCTGTTGCAGCCTCAAATTCAACATAATCATTCATTATCTGATTTTGTATGAAATTCATGAGATCTTGTGCATTTGTCATCAATTGATTGACTGCCGCAATAACACGAACACTGATACCCTGAATGTCATTTGCCGTATTCTTACTGTTTTCTGCCAATTGACGAATTTCCTCTGCGACAACAGCAAATCCCTTGCCAACTTCCCCCGCTCTTGCAGCTTCGATAGAAGCATTTAATGCAAGCAAATTCGTCTGACTTGCGATCTCAAGTATATCGTTAGTTAAATTATTAATACTGCTGATTTGCCGACTTTCTTCAATGGATAAAGATAATGCCTGACTCTTTTCGTTAATAATATCAGAAATGTCTGTTTTCTTCTTCTCTGTCTCCTCTTTAACACCAACCGCTAATGCTTTAATATCAGAGGCAATTACAACACCTTCATTAACTTGATTTCCAACATCGTTAATTGAACTCACTATATCATTGGTGTTCCCGGTAATTCCCTCTATAGAAGATGATATTTCTTCCATACTCGCAGTAATTTCTTCCATGGTAGACGCAATATTATCTGCATTTTCATTTGAATTGTTTACTTCTTCATTCATTAATCCAAGTGAACTTTGCATTATTTCTGACTGCTTTCGTATTTTTTGCATAGCATTCTGTAACTGAATGATAAAATTGTTAATTCCATCCGATAACTGACCAATTTCATCCCGCGAACTAACAGTAATACGCTGCGTAAGATTTCCCTGTTTCTTATTGATACCATCAATAATATCATTTAGCTGCCGGCTGGCTTCACTTGCCGGTCTACTTACAGTCTTACTTATAACCAAAAAGACAACTACTGATACCAAAGCAAAAAAAGAAAATAGAATTTTTGTCATTATTAAATTTGTCTCAACAGCTTGATTATATTCCTTCGATAAATCAGAAATTCCCTGCTCAAGCTCCTCTGTAAGCTCCTTTTCCGTTGTTTCTCCCATATCAACCATCAGATTCTGAAAATCTACACCAAGAGCTATACCAGCCTGCACAAAATCCCCCTTGTCAACATACCCTTGTATTATGGCAAATTGCGAAATAACCTCTGTTAAAAAATCCTCATATGTATGGATTTTATCTTTTAACTCTACATTATCGATATTTTTCAGATATTCATCCATCTTACTCTCACTTGCCGTAATCGTCGAAATTTCCTCTGCTAGTGAACTTTCCAACTGTTGACGTAGCTCTGCATCATCATACAAACTGATAATGTTAAGATATTTCTGACCTCGTTCCATACTTTTTTGGATAGTGAAAATCTCTGTCTGAATCGGAATATACTGTTTCGTTATCTGCAATCCAGCCTGTTTTATACTATTCTGCATTCTTATAGAAAACACTGTATTTAATCCAAATATCAAAACAAATATAATAATCATTAAAAAAACTTTATTTCCAATTTTTTTCATACAAATACCCCACTCTTATTTTTCAGAATAATATTTTCGAAGAAAATAAGCAGGCGCACAACTCCAGGCATGACAGTAACTATTAACAATAGTCCCACCATAAGGTGATTCATCCGGATTATTTGGATTATATAACTCCCAAAACGTATCCGCACCAAGTCGTGCCATACCTCCCCAATATTTCTCCATAACACTAAGAGCCTCTGTTTTATCACCACATTTAAGTAATGCTTCTATATAATAGTGATACATATATGGGGTAATCATTTCAATTGCCTCTGTCTGTGTCGCAACATCATGTAAAATTCGAATTCCACTCTGCTCATCTACAACATCACCAAGAATCATCCATACCTGGCTTGCGTAGGAAATCTGCCTGCAATCACCACTGACAAATAGTCCTTTTTCTTCATCATAAAAATGCATCTTAGCAGCTTTTCTATAAAGTTCATAAGTTTTCATTATGCATTCTGCATCATGGTCTTTTCCGATTTCTTTTGCAATGGCAACGGCACTTTTCATCGCATACAGCAAAACACCCTGTGCACCTGCCTGCTTATTTAATTCCAGTGACCAGTCAAGAAAACACCAGCCGAGTTTATTGCAGTCTTTTACCACACCATCATTACCGACCTGTTTCTGTGCCAATACAATCTGCATTTTTGCTGTTTCCCACAAATCTTCAAGGGCCTCACGATCCTTCGTTTCTACATAATAATCCCACAGGGCTGCCACAAACAATAAAGAGTAATCAAACATACTGGTATCATCTACTTCCGGTTCTGGCTCTAAAAATACACATGCACCCACCTGTCCATTTTGCATCGGTAATGCAGCAAATAAATATAAACACCCCTTTACCATATCATTCATCTGATATGTCTCATAGTTTGCCAATGCCTGTAATCGAAGATCTCCCATCCAAAGTCGCCGATCACGTTTTGGTCCATCTTCAAAAACTTTCTGCATACAATCATGCAGTGTATGGCACGCAATATGATCAATCTGCTCCAATTCTTTATGCACATTATGATATGGTTTTAACTTACTATCATCTGCAGAAGATAATGCGATTGCCATGACATCTTCAATAACCAAATTAAATTTTGAACTGATATCAAGTATATCAATTTTCACATAGCGAAACGAATAACGCCTCGGCAAAGTATACTCTCCCGGAATCAGATCAAAATGAAGTTGTTCCTGTTGTACCCACGCTGAACAGATCCATCCCTGATAATTCTCCACATTTTCTTCAAATTCTTTCAAATTCTCTGCAAAGGAAAATCTAATCCAAACCGGAGCATCTGGATGTGAATTGACATAACCCATTTTTACTTGAAGATGTCCTACCAAATGTTTCCCAAAATCAATTGTTACCGAATCGCCTTTTCCTAAAGGTTTTGAAAAAAACTGTCCCTCTTTTGGAGGAACCAGTGTCTCCTTAACTTCCGGCAATAAACTTAATGCCTTACTTAAAAATTCTAAATTTTTTTTCATGTATTTGTTCTTCTCTCACTCTTACCATTTTAAGTATTCTTTTCCACAAAACGGATCTACCGGACTCTTGCCAGTAAAATTGCTTCTTCCCATAAGTTTTTCCATCACACTATCAATTACATACTCACTATTGGAATAGCCATTGATAAAGGTTTTTATCATGGGTACATCCACAAGATGATATGGATTAGCAAGGCTGATAAACACAACCGGTCTCTCAGCAGCAAACCATGGAACGTTATTTCCATTTCCCCAGAATGTATACCATGAAAGTCGGTTTGTCACTTTATTGGATGCATTTTCTACATTTCCAATATAAATGACCAGATCATAATTCTTCCGGAATGTGCCAACATCAAATTTTGCTGTTTCAAAGTTCTCCTGTTCATATACGTTAACTTCGAACCCCTCCTCAACCAATCGCTTACGAAAGCTTTCCAAAACACGCTCATTTGATGGAAACCCACCTATGATTTCCAGCAACACCTTTTTGGTCTTATGCGGATTCAACGGTAAAATTCCATCTATATCCTTTACAAGTGTAACTGCCTTGTCTGCGCTCTTTTTAGCCCATGCAACATGCTCATCAGCCTGCAGAATACAAAGTGCACTTTCCGAAGGCACAATTTCACACTTTGCTTTTCTGTGAAGTCCAAGCGAAGCTTTAGTTGCAAGAATTCTTGTGATTGCTTCATCTAATCGCTGTTCCGAAAGGATTCCCTGCTTGTATCCATTCAGCATATACTGATAATCTTCCTCAAGATCCTTATTAAAAAGGAACATATCACATCCTGCCTCAATCGCATAAGGAACTGCCCTTTCTCTGTTCATTGCACAGCTAAAACCTACCATGCAGGTAGAATCCGTTACAATCAGACCGTTAAATCCCAATTTTTTACGGAGCAAACCTTTTAACAATTCCGATGAAAGTGTTGCCGGTATTAATTTATTTGGAAAATCTGTATTATACGATTTTTGATATGCCGGCTGTGCAATATGTCCGACCATCACTGTCTGTGCCCCCGCCTGAATCAAGCCGCTATATATTTTTCCATATGTCGCATCCCACTCATCACAGGAAAGATTATTTACGCTTGTAAGAATGTGCTGATCCACTTCATCGCAGCCATCCCCTGGGAAATGCTTAATTGCAACAAGAACATTTTCTTCCTTAGCTGCCCTCATGTAATTGAGACCACATGCAAGAACACGATCCGGATCATCCCCATATGTACGCACGTTTGTAATCGGATTTCTCCAATTTCTATCAATATCAACCACAGGTGCAAAAGCCCAGTTACAACCAACCGCTGCACCTTCACTACAGCTTACTTTTCCGAGCCGATATGCATCCTCCGTGTCTCCAGTTGCCGCAACCTGCATTTGTTTTCCGTACTGTGTTCCATCTGTTGCAATTCCGCAGCCTCCATCCTCAAGATTAGCTCCAATAAGAAGTGGGATCTTACTGTGTTCCTGCAGATAACGGTGTGTCCGCTGCATTTCCTTCGCCTCACCACAACGATACATAATTCCACCAATGTGATGTGCGAGCATGACATGTTCCAGATATTGCGGATCTCCGGAATACCCGATTGGGACAAACAACTGACCTATTTTTTCTTCTAATGTCATTGACTTTTTTGTATTTTCAACCCATTCAATGTCTTCCCCTGAAAGGAAGAATGGATTCTTTGTTAAGTTGATCATATTCATACCCTCCTGCTTTCTATTTTCGTTTTCCGTTAAAAAGACTTACCAATAAATGTTCATTACTCAAATAAATCAAAAAGACTACAAGCAGTACTGCATTAATGATTGCCTGCATTGATGCATTTACCTCATTGGAGAATACAGCAAATGTTGAATTAAGCATGGACATACATAAAGCAGCTAAAAGGAATCCAATTTTTTCGTTTGTAAAGCGACTGATATAGGAGCCTATGAACATTGGAAGAAACGCCGTAAACATAATGCTGATAGAGGAAAAGTTCAACTGACCACCGTTGATTGTTGTGCTTCTTGTCGCATTTAAAAATCCTACAATTCCCATCAATCCGCCACAGATCACATAACATCCAATGGCATTTGATATCTCTTTTATACCGGTATTTACCGCAACCTTCTGACCATTTTTGAGTGCATTATAATCATATCCAAACTTTGTGTAATCAAAGATTGCTATACAGACAGCTAACACAACCACAATAATGATTGCTGCATAAATCCAGCTTCCTGTAAAAGCTGTCATAGATGGATTCTGCACTTCCTTCATCACATAACGTCCTTCCGTGATTGTAAAAAGAATTCCCTCATAGATCAGTGTCACTCCAAGAGATGTAATGATTGGCGGCAGATGCAGCACCACATACATAAGTCCTGAAACAAGTCCAAGTAACATACCAAATAAGATCGTCAATATCAACATCATCAATGCACTGTTACTTCCACCACCTAAAATGGAATATGTAATTTTAGCTCCTAATACAGAAGAAAGTGCTGCCATTGATCCCAAGGAAAAATCAAAACGACCACTATTTAAATTAATGGATAATGCTATTGTTGTAATCATCACAATTGCAATATATACAACAAAGTTATCAAAACCTGTCATGT
The Roseburia rectibacter DNA segment above includes these coding regions:
- a CDS encoding methyl-accepting chemotaxis protein, which translates into the protein MKKIGNKVFLMIIIFVLIFGLNTVFSIRMQNSIKQAGLQITKQYIPIQTEIFTIQKSMERGQKYLNIISLYDDAELRQQLESSLAEEISTITASESKMDEYLKNIDNVELKDKIHTYEDFLTEVISQFAIIQGYVDKGDFVQAGIALGVDFQNLMVDMGETTEKELTEELEQGISDLSKEYNQAVETNLIMTKILFSFFALVSVVVFLVISKTVSRPASEASRQLNDIIDGINKKQGNLTQRITVSSRDEIGQLSDGINNFIIQLQNAMQKIRKQSEIMQSSLGLMNEEVNNSNENADNIASTMEEITASMEEISSSIEGITGNTNDIVSSINDVGNQVNEGVVIASDIKALAVGVKEETEKKKTDISDIINEKSQALSLSIEESRQISSINNLTNDILEIASQTNLLALNASIEAARAGEVGKGFAVVAEEIRQLAENSKNTANDIQGISVRVIAAVNQLMTNAQDLMNFIQNQIMNDYVEFEAATDMYYEKADHMDTITGLFNKNIMSLRNIMAEMNDGITNISAVVEENVRGVSNATENVTKLANSILNIHEQVIKNVDSSKYLLEELNSFQQI
- a CDS encoding alpha-L-rhamnosidase-related protein; this translates as MKKNLEFLSKALSLLPEVKETLVPPKEGQFFSKPLGKGDSVTIDFGKHLVGHLQVKMGYVNSHPDAPVWIRFSFAENLKEFEENVENYQGWICSAWVQQEQLHFDLIPGEYTLPRRYSFRYVKIDILDISSKFNLVIEDVMAIALSSADDSKLKPYHNVHKELEQIDHIACHTLHDCMQKVFEDGPKRDRRLWMGDLRLQALANYETYQMNDMVKGCLYLFAALPMQNGQVGACVFLEPEPEVDDTSMFDYSLLFVAALWDYYVETKDREALEDLWETAKMQIVLAQKQVGNDGVVKDCNKLGWCFLDWSLELNKQAGAQGVLLYAMKSAVAIAKEIGKDHDAECIMKTYELYRKAAKMHFYDEEKGLFVSGDCRQISYASQVWMILGDVVDEQSGIRILHDVATQTEAIEMITPYMYHYYIEALLKCGDKTEALSVMEKYWGGMARLGADTFWELYNPNNPDESPYGGTIVNSYCHAWSCAPAYFLRKYYSEK
- a CDS encoding glycoside hydrolase family 3 protein, which gives rise to MINLTKNPFFLSGEDIEWVENTKKSMTLEEKIGQLFVPIGYSGDPQYLEHVMLAHHIGGIMYRCGEAKEMQRTHRYLQEHSKIPLLIGANLEDGGCGIATDGTQYGKQMQVAATGDTEDAYRLGKVSCSEGAAVGCNWAFAPVVDIDRNWRNPITNVRTYGDDPDRVLACGLNYMRAAKEENVLVAIKHFPGDGCDEVDQHILTSVNNLSCDEWDATYGKIYSGLIQAGAQTVMVGHIAQPAYQKSYNTDFPNKLIPATLSSELLKGLLRKKLGFNGLIVTDSTCMVGFSCAMNRERAVPYAIEAGCDMFLFNKDLEEDYQYMLNGYKQGILSEQRLDEAITRILATKASLGLHRKAKCEIVPSESALCILQADEHVAWAKKSADKAVTLVKDIDGILPLNPHKTKKVLLEIIGGFPSNERVLESFRKRLVEEGFEVNVYEQENFETAKFDVGTFRKNYDLVIYIGNVENASNKVTNRLSWYTFWGNGNNVPWFAAERPVVFISLANPYHLVDVPMIKTFINGYSNSEYVIDSVMEKLMGRSNFTGKSPVDPFCGKEYLKW
- a CDS encoding ABC transporter permease produces the protein MKNKNRHLVKNVIGTLTIPVLVAVLLQGICMFNGKTMISNMTGFDNFVVYIAIVMITTIALSINLNSGRFDFSLGSMAALSSVLGAKITYSILGGGSNSALMMLILTILFGMLLGLVSGLMYVVLHLPPIITSLGVTLIYEGILFTITEGRYVMKEVQNPSMTAFTGSWIYAAIIIVVVLAVCIAIFDYTKFGYDYNALKNGQKVAVNTGIKEISNAIGCYVICGGLMGIVGFLNATRSTTINGGQLNFSSISIMFTAFLPMFIGSYISRFTNEKIGFLLAALCMSMLNSTFAVFSNEVNASMQAIINAVLLVVFLIYLSNEHLLVSLFNGKRK